In Microbacterium enclense, the DNA window GGGCTCGACGAGCGCGGCGTGGTCGAGCGCGATGCCCTCGGGCAGGCGCACGAGCGTCTCGGCGGGCACGTTCCACAGCCCCTGCAGAGAGCCGGGGGAGTCGATCCCGATGAAGTCGAGGTTCTGGCAGATGTGCTGATCTCCCGCACGGCACGCGGGACACGTGCCGTCCCACGCGAGGGGCATGACCGTCACGCCGTCGCCGAGGTTCCAGCCCTCGACGCCCTCGCCGAGGGCGGCGATCGTGCCGCTCATCTCGTGACCGAAGACGAGGGGGGTCGAGACCCGCGCGTCCATCGAGCCGTGCAGGATGTGCAGGTCGGTTCCGCAGAGGCCCGTGTAGGCCACGCGGATCTGGACCTGGCCCGGTGCGGGAGGTGCGGCTTCCGCCTCCACCACGTCGATCGTGTGATCGCCCACGTAGGTCGCTGTCAGCATTGACTCTCCAAAGGTCGGATGAATTCTCCGGTCCATCATGCCTCACAAATCGTCATATGTCTTGGTTGCGCTGCTCCGACCCTCTCGATACGGTGAGCAAACGATTGATCACGGGCGTTTGATCACGCCGACACCCTCGACGCGGAGGAACACATTTCATGGCGGAACACATCATCAGACCCTTGGACGGTCTCCTCGTGCTCGACTTCAGCCAGTTCCTGGCCGGCCCCGTCGCGGCGCTCCGCCTCGCCGACCTGGGAGCGCGCGTCATCAAGATCGAACGACCCGGAGTCGGCGACATCGGCCGCACCCTGGCCTTCGCCGGCCGTGCGATCGACGGCGACACCGTGTCGTTCCACGCGATGAACCGCAACAAGGAGTCGGTCACCGCCGACCTGAAGAACCCCGACGACCTCGCCTACGTGCGCGAGCTCGTCGCCCGGGCCGACGTCGTGATCCAGAACTTCCGCCCCGGCGTGATGGAGCGGATCGGTCTCGACTACGCCTCCGTCAAAGAGCTCAACCCGTCGATCGTCTACGCGAGCGCGAGCGGTTACGGCGACGAGGGGCCGTGGCGGGGCCGCCCCGGGCAGGACCTGCTCGCGCAGTCGATCGCGGGCCTGCCCTGGCTCAGCGGGTCGCGTCACGACGGCCCCGTCCCCCTCGGCCTCTCGATCGCCGACCACCTCTTGAGCTGTCACATCGCCCAGGGGGTGACCGCCCTTCTCGTCCGGCGCTTCCGCACGGGGGAGGGGGGTCTGGTGCAGTCGAGCCTGCTCGAGGCGGTGCTCGACCTGCAGTTCGAGCTGCTCAGTACCAAGCTCAACGACGACACGATCCAGGTGCAGCGCCACGGCGAGCACTCCGCGCACGCGTTCCTCGCTGCTCCCTACGGCACCTACCCGACGAGCGACGGCTACCTTGCTCTCGCGATGAACCCGATCCCCGACCTCGGCAGACTCCTCGACCTCCCCGCCCTGGAGGCGCTGACCGATCCGCGCGACGCGTGGGACCGTCAGGAGGAGATCGAGGGGATCCTCGCCGCGCGCTTCGCCACCGACACGACGGTGCATTGGCTCGGCATCCTGGATGCCGCGGACGTCTGGTGCGCGCCGGTCCTGACACTCGACGAGCTGCTGGCCTCGGAGGGGTTCGCCGCGATCGACATGACTCAGGAGGTCGCTCGCCGCGGGACGACGATCGCGACCACGAGGAGCCCCCTGCGCATCGACGGGCAGGTCCTGCGCAGCGACAAGGCCGCGCCATTGCTGGGCGAGGACGACGACCGTGTCCGCGCCGAGTTCCCCCCTCGTTCCGCGGGCGCGCCGGTCGGGGCCGCTGCGGCGGGGGCCCACGGCGGCGACGGGGAGGTGCGGGTATGAGCGTCGTGCTGCGGGGAATCACGTGGGAGCACGCCCGCGGATACGGGAGTGTCGCCTCCGCGGCTGTCGCCTCCCGCGCCGTCGTCCCCGACGTCGAGGTGCGGTGGGAGCACCGCTCGCTGCAGGCGTTCGCCGATCAGTCGCTCGAGGAACTGGTGCGCGCCTACGATCTGCTCGTCATCGATCACCCGCACATCCCGCACGCGGCCGAGGCGGGTCTGTTCGCGCGGCTCGACGGCACCGGGCACGACGACGAGCTCGCGGTCCTCGCGACGCAGTCGGTCGGCCGGTCGCACGCCTCGTACGCGCACGCCGGGGGGCAGTGGGGTCTCGCGACGGACGCCGCCGCCCAGGTCGCCGCGTACCGCCCCGACCTCCTCGCCGACCCGCCCCGCGATTGGCCGGGCGTGCTCGCCCTCGCCGAGGAAGGGCGGGTGCTCTGGCCGTACAAACCGGTCGACGCCTACTCGAGCCTCATCACCGTCGCAGCCGGAAACGGCGAGGACGCCCTGCGCACCCCGGGGGTCTTCCTCTCGCGCGCCGCTCTCGGCGAGGCGATGGAGACGCTGCGGGCCCTGGCCCGGGCCGTCCCCGCGGAGTGCGCCGGGTGGAACCCCATCCAGACGGCGGACGCGCTCAGCCAGGGCGACCGGTTCTGTTACGCGCCGCTGCTCTTCGGCTACACGAACTACAGTCGCGCGGGCTTCCGGCCCCACCGCTTGCGCTACATCGACATCCCGGCATCCCGTCGTGGGGTCCACGGCTCGCTGCTGGGCGGAGCCGGCGTCGCGGTCTCGGCGCGAACGGCGCACGCCGCCGAGGCGATCGCCCACGCGTTCTGGCTCGCCTCGGCCGAGGTGCAGGCGGGTGCCTACTTCGACGGCGGAGGGCAGCCGGGCAACGCCGTGGCATGGGACGACGAGCACACCAACGCCGAGACCCTCGACTTCTTCCGCGCGACGCGCGCGACGCTGGAGGGCGCGTATCTCCGGCCGCGGTGGACGAGCTACATCGAGGTGCAGAACGCCCTGTCGCCGCTGGTGACGGCGGCGCTGTGCGGAGACCTGGACGACGACGAGCTCTGCGCGCGACTGGATGCGGGCGTACGCGCCCACGAGGAGGACCGATGAGGACGACCGAACGCTGGTTCGAGGATCACGAGGTCGGTGAGCTCCGCGAGACGACGGGCCGCACGATCACCGAGGCCGACATCGTGCTCCATGCCGGCCAGACCGGCGACTTCTTCCCGCACCACATGGATGCCGAGTGGATGGCGACGCAGCCCGCCGGTCAGCGGATCGCCCACGGGACGCTCGTGCTCTCGGTTGCCGTGGGGATGACGGCGGGCGACATCAACCCGCAGTCGATGAGCTACGGCTATGACCGGATCCGCTTCATCCGTCCGGTCTTCATCGGCGACACGCTGAGGGTGACGGCCGAGATCGTCGCCCTGCGCCCGCACGCCACGACCCCGGATGCCGCGGGCTACATCGATGAGCTCGTCACGGTGCGCAATCAGCGCGGCGAGACGGTCATGGTGCTCACCCACGTGTACCTCGTGAATCGTCGGGGCGTCGTCGCCGAGTCGCCCGCGGCGTGAGGGTGTGAACCGCGTCGTCCCTACACTGGGCGGATGGTCAGGCTCAGCGATGTCGCCGCGCGTGCCGGAGTGTCGGTGTCGGCGGTGTCGCGCGTGCTCAGCGACGCCCCGCACACGCGCGTCAGCGAGAACACCCGCCGGCGCATCCAGGAGGCTGCCGCCGAGCTCGGCTATCGCCCCAACTTCGCGGCTCGTGCGCTGAAGTCCGCGCGGACGAACGTCGTCGGTCTCGTCGTCCCCGATGTCACGAATGCGATCTTCACCGACCTGCTCCGCGGCGTCGAAGACGAGGCGTACCGGCAGGGGTACGTCGTGCTGCTGGCTCGCGCCGACGGCTTGCCCGAGGGGGTGGACGTCATCGGGCGGTTAATCGGCGAGGGACGCGTCGACGGCCTTCTCGTCCAGGTGGGCGACGGCAGCGACGCCGACGACATCGACCGGCTGATCTCCTCGCGCCTCCCGGTGGTCTTCGTGAACTCCATCCATCCCGAAGGGGTCGGCTCCGTCGTCCTGGACGACGAGGAGGGCATGCGCATCGCGACGGCGCACCTCATCGGCCTCGGTCACCGTCGTATCGCGCTGATCAACGGGGTGTCGTCCTCCGACACGGCGCGACGGCGCGAGACGGGATTCCGGCGGGCCCTCGCGGACGCAGGCCTCGCCGTCGACGACGATCGCATCACCCGCCGGGGCTACGAACCGCGGCAGGGTGCCGAAGCGCTGGGGGAGCTCTGGGAGCGGCACGAGCGACCGACCGCCGTGGTCGTCGCCAACATCAACGCGGCCTACGGGGTGCTCGCCGAAGCCCGTCGCCGCGACGTCGTCGTGCCGACCGACCTGTCGGTCGTGGCGATGCACGATGCCTGGACGGCTGAGCACTCGTGGCCACCCCTCACGACGGTACGGATGCCGTTGCGCGAGCTGGGGGCCACGGCGCTGCGCGCGGTGGTCGAGAACATCTCGTCCGGGGTGACGGCAGACGCCGTGGTGCACGATCCCGCCCCCGTCCTCGTCGAGCGCGCATCGACGGCGCCCCGAAAGACCTGATCTTTCCGGGCTATAGGGCGCCTGCTCGCGCGCAGGGACCTCTTAAATCTCTCAGTCATCAGATGAATCTGTTGTAGGCTGACGGGGAAGAAGGAGGCTCCATGCGCACTCGTGCACTGCGGCACGGACTGCTGCTCACCGAGACCGGTCTCGGGGCGGCACAACTCGGCAATCTCTACCGCGAAACGACCGAGGTCGAGGTGGATGAGACCGTCGACACCGCCTGGGACGGTGGCATCCGGTACTTCGACACCGCTCCGCACTATGGTCTGGGGCTGTCGGAGCGCCGTCTGGGGGAGCGCCTGCGCACCCGCCCGCGAGACGAGTTCGTCATCTCCACGAAGGTCGGACGCGTGCTCGAGGCGAGCCCCGAGACCGCGCACCTCCGCGACGACGACGGATTCGACGTCCCGCGAGACGTCGTACGGCGATGGGACTTCAGCCGCGACGGCATCCTCCGCTCCGTCGAGGACTCCCTGAAGCGCACGGGGCTCGACCGCTTCGACATCCTCTACCTGCACGACCCCGACGATCACTTCGAACAAGCGTCGACCGAGGGCATCGGCGCCCTCATCGAGCTGCGCGAACAGGGCGTTGTCTCCGCCGTCGGCGCTGGCATGAACGCGGCAGATCCGCTCGCCGAGCTCATCCGGCGCGCTGACATCGACGTCGTGATGTGCGCCGGGCGATACACCCTGCTCGACGACTCCGCGGCCGCCGAACTGCTGCCGCTCGCGCAGGAGCACGGTGTCGGGGTGGTGGCTGCCGGCGTCTTCAACTCCGGGCTCCTCAGCGCCCCGCGGCCTCCCGCCGATGCGACCTACGACTATCAACCCGCGCCGCCCGAGATGCTCGCCCGCGCACACGCCATCGCCGACGTCAGCGAGCGCCACGGCGTCACCCTGCCCGACGTGGCGGTCGCCTTCGCCCTGCGCCACCCCGCCGTCGTGTCGGTCGTCCTCGGCGCGCGCGGGCGTCGCCAGGTGACGCAGAACCTCGAGCGAGCCCTCACCCCCATTCCCGACGACCTCTGGCGCGACCTCGCCGAGAACGACCTCATCTCCAAGGAAGACGTATGACCACCATCACCGCTGTCACCGCGCACGACGTGCGCTTCCCCACGTCGCTGAGCATGGACGGCTCGGACGCCATGAACAAGGACGGCGACTACTCCGCCGCCTATGTCGTCGTCCACACCGACGACCCCGAGCTGAAGGGCTACGGGTTCACGTTCACGATCGGCCGCGGCAACGACCTGTGCGTGGAGGCGGCGCGTCAGCGTGGACTGCCGCTCATCGGACGCTCGGTCGAAGACGCCGTCGCCGACCTGGGCGGGGTGTACCGCGACCTCGCGTCCGACTCGCAGCTGCGCTGGCTGGGCCCTGAGAAAGGTGTCGTCCACCTCGGCATGGCCGCGGTCATGAACGCGATGTGGGACCTCGCCGCCCGGGTCGCGCGGAAGCCGCTCTGGCGACTGCTCGCCGACATGACGCCCGAAGAGCTCGTCGACGTCGCCGACCTCCGCTACCTCTCCGATGCGCTGACGCGGGAGGAAGCCATCGGCATCCTGACCGACCTCGCCCCCACCCGCGCCGCCCGCATCGCCGAGCTCGAGGGACGCGGTGGCTACCCCTGCTACACCACGAGCGCCGGCTGGCTCGGCTACAGCGACGACAAGCTGCGCCGCCTGCTGCAGGAAGCCGTGGATGAGGGCTACCGGCACGTCAAGCTCAA includes these proteins:
- a CDS encoding L-fuconate dehydratase yields the protein MTTITAVTAHDVRFPTSLSMDGSDAMNKDGDYSAAYVVVHTDDPELKGYGFTFTIGRGNDLCVEAARQRGLPLIGRSVEDAVADLGGVYRDLASDSQLRWLGPEKGVVHLGMAAVMNAMWDLAARVARKPLWRLLADMTPEELVDVADLRYLSDALTREEAIGILTDLAPTRAARIAELEGRGGYPCYTTSAGWLGYSDDKLRRLLQEAVDEGYRHVKLKVGASLDDDVRRLRIAREVIGWDANLMIDANQVWDVPEAIEWMSHLAEFKPLWIEEPTSPDDVLGHAAVRRAVAPIGVATGEHGMNRVLFKQMFQAEAIDFCQLDSARLASVNEIIAVYLMAAKFGVPVCPHAGGVGLCELVQHLSIFDFVCVSGTLENRVTEFVDHLHEHFVDPCIVENGAYVLPSLPGYSAEMHDDSVAEYSFPEGAYWASR
- a CDS encoding aldo/keto reductase, yielding MRTRALRHGLLLTETGLGAAQLGNLYRETTEVEVDETVDTAWDGGIRYFDTAPHYGLGLSERRLGERLRTRPRDEFVISTKVGRVLEASPETAHLRDDDGFDVPRDVVRRWDFSRDGILRSVEDSLKRTGLDRFDILYLHDPDDHFEQASTEGIGALIELREQGVVSAVGAGMNAADPLAELIRRADIDVVMCAGRYTLLDDSAAAELLPLAQEHGVGVVAAGVFNSGLLSAPRPPADATYDYQPAPPEMLARAHAIADVSERHGVTLPDVAVAFALRHPAVVSVVLGARGRRQVTQNLERALTPIPDDLWRDLAENDLISKEDV
- a CDS encoding CaiB/BaiF CoA-transferase family protein, which encodes MAEHIIRPLDGLLVLDFSQFLAGPVAALRLADLGARVIKIERPGVGDIGRTLAFAGRAIDGDTVSFHAMNRNKESVTADLKNPDDLAYVRELVARADVVIQNFRPGVMERIGLDYASVKELNPSIVYASASGYGDEGPWRGRPGQDLLAQSIAGLPWLSGSRHDGPVPLGLSIADHLLSCHIAQGVTALLVRRFRTGEGGLVQSSLLEAVLDLQFELLSTKLNDDTIQVQRHGEHSAHAFLAAPYGTYPTSDGYLALAMNPIPDLGRLLDLPALEALTDPRDAWDRQEEIEGILAARFATDTTVHWLGILDAADVWCAPVLTLDELLASEGFAAIDMTQEVARRGTTIATTRSPLRIDGQVLRSDKAAPLLGEDDDRVRAEFPPRSAGAPVGAAAAGAHGGDGEVRV
- a CDS encoding MaoC/PaaZ C-terminal domain-containing protein, encoding MRTTERWFEDHEVGELRETTGRTITEADIVLHAGQTGDFFPHHMDAEWMATQPAGQRIAHGTLVLSVAVGMTAGDINPQSMSYGYDRIRFIRPVFIGDTLRVTAEIVALRPHATTPDAAGYIDELVTVRNQRGETVMVLTHVYLVNRRGVVAESPAA
- a CDS encoding extracellular solute-binding protein, giving the protein MSVVLRGITWEHARGYGSVASAAVASRAVVPDVEVRWEHRSLQAFADQSLEELVRAYDLLVIDHPHIPHAAEAGLFARLDGTGHDDELAVLATQSVGRSHASYAHAGGQWGLATDAAAQVAAYRPDLLADPPRDWPGVLALAEEGRVLWPYKPVDAYSSLITVAAGNGEDALRTPGVFLSRAALGEAMETLRALARAVPAECAGWNPIQTADALSQGDRFCYAPLLFGYTNYSRAGFRPHRLRYIDIPASRRGVHGSLLGGAGVAVSARTAHAAEAIAHAFWLASAEVQAGAYFDGGGQPGNAVAWDDEHTNAETLDFFRATRATLEGAYLRPRWTSYIEVQNALSPLVTAALCGDLDDDELCARLDAGVRAHEEDR
- a CDS encoding LacI family DNA-binding transcriptional regulator; translation: MVRLSDVAARAGVSVSAVSRVLSDAPHTRVSENTRRRIQEAAAELGYRPNFAARALKSARTNVVGLVVPDVTNAIFTDLLRGVEDEAYRQGYVVLLARADGLPEGVDVIGRLIGEGRVDGLLVQVGDGSDADDIDRLISSRLPVVFVNSIHPEGVGSVVLDDEEGMRIATAHLIGLGHRRIALINGVSSSDTARRRETGFRRALADAGLAVDDDRITRRGYEPRQGAEALGELWERHERPTAVVVANINAAYGVLAEARRRDVVVPTDLSVVAMHDAWTAEHSWPPLTTVRMPLRELGATALRAVVENISSGVTADAVVHDPAPVLVERASTAPRKT